A region of Synechococcus sp. MW101C3 DNA encodes the following proteins:
- the ispF gene encoding 2-C-methyl-D-erythritol 2,4-cyclodiphosphate synthase, producing MQLRIGNGYDIHRLVSGRPLILGGIRLDHPLGLDGHSDADVLVHALMDALLGALSLGDIGRHFPPEDARWKGADSLLLLERVMELVREQGWQVVNVDAVVVAEQPKLKPHIEAMRAAIAARLAVEPEQVGVKATTNEGLGPTGRQEGIACHAVALLQKP from the coding sequence ATGCAGCTGCGCATCGGCAACGGCTACGACATCCACCGGCTGGTAAGCGGACGGCCCCTGATCCTCGGGGGCATCCGGCTCGACCATCCGCTCGGCCTCGATGGCCACAGCGACGCCGACGTGCTGGTGCACGCGCTGATGGATGCCCTGCTGGGCGCCCTCAGCCTCGGCGACATCGGCCGCCATTTCCCGCCGGAGGACGCGCGCTGGAAAGGCGCCGACAGCCTGCTGCTGCTTGAGCGGGTGATGGAGCTGGTGCGCGAGCAGGGCTGGCAGGTGGTGAACGTGGATGCGGTGGTGGTGGCGGAGCAGCCCAAGCTCAAGCCCCACATCGAGGCCATGCGTGCCGCCATCGCCGCACGGCTGGCGGTGGAGCCGGAACAGGTGGGGGTGAAAGCCACCACCAACGAAGGTCTGGGGCCTACCGGCCGTCAGGAGGGCATCGCCTGCCATGCCGTCGCCCTGCTGCAGAAACCATGA
- a CDS encoding TIGR03792 family protein, with product MKGWWLALCLGLALLVAPGLQPGMALAAPGAAGSGLEAGADVAARADVGAGAGAIELLRLRVPAEQRNCWLQAEAVGWGPWLERQQGFAGRELFWNARDTEGVLLIRWRRASDWHGLAETSLAEPQQRFEAEARRCLALPTTADNPFALLGSAELLPQP from the coding sequence ATGAAGGGTTGGTGGCTGGCGCTCTGCCTGGGGCTGGCCCTGCTGGTGGCGCCTGGGCTACAACCGGGCATGGCTCTTGCCGCGCCGGGCGCTGCCGGCTCAGGCCTGGAAGCTGGCGCAGACGTGGCAGCCAGGGCCGACGTGGGCGCCGGAGCTGGAGCCATCGAGCTCTTGCGGTTGCGGGTGCCGGCAGAGCAGCGCAACTGCTGGTTGCAGGCTGAAGCGGTGGGGTGGGGGCCCTGGTTGGAGCGGCAGCAGGGTTTCGCGGGCCGGGAGCTGTTCTGGAACGCCCGCGACACGGAAGGCGTGCTGCTGATCCGCTGGCGGCGGGCGTCCGACTGGCATGGCCTTGCAGAAACCAGCCTGGCGGAGCCCCAGCAACGCTTCGAGGCGGAGGCACGCCGCTGTCTGGCTCTGCCCACCACCGCAGACAACCCCTTTGCGCTGCTGGGCAGCGCCGAACTGCTGCCGCAACCATGA
- the larB gene encoding nickel pincer cofactor biosynthesis protein LarB: MNTFGTGPIPPHNDPEIASQHNPGPGLIAGVAELDLERPLRLGMTEAIWGQDKSATQIAAILLRLAQTAQTVLVTRVSDEKAAAVAVLCREALPPLPAERALAYHPIARCLTLGLQEGSSEPPVAATPSVAVVCAGSSDLAVAQEAGLALRCHGIAHDLVVDVGVAGLQRLLGKLERLRRARVLIVCAGMEGALPTVVAGLLPQPVIAVPVSVGYGVSAGGMAALHGMLASCAPGLAVVNIDNGYGAAMAALRILNANEQGDH; this comes from the coding sequence ATGAACACCTTCGGCACCGGGCCGATCCCTCCTCACAACGACCCCGAGATCGCGTCTCAGCACAACCCGGGGCCCGGCCTGATTGCTGGGGTGGCCGAGCTCGATCTGGAGCGTCCGCTGCGGCTGGGGATGACGGAAGCGATCTGGGGCCAGGACAAGAGCGCTACACAGATCGCCGCCATCCTGCTGCGGCTGGCCCAGACCGCCCAGACCGTTCTGGTGACGCGCGTGAGTGACGAGAAGGCTGCCGCTGTTGCCGTTCTCTGCCGAGAGGCGCTGCCGCCGCTACCGGCAGAGCGGGCTCTGGCCTATCACCCGATCGCCCGCTGCCTGACGCTCGGCCTGCAGGAGGGCAGCAGCGAGCCGCCGGTGGCTGCCACGCCGTCGGTGGCGGTGGTGTGCGCCGGCAGCAGCGATCTGGCCGTGGCCCAGGAGGCGGGCCTGGCCCTGCGCTGCCACGGCATTGCCCACGACCTGGTGGTGGACGTGGGCGTGGCGGGACTGCAGCGCCTGCTCGGCAAGCTGGAGCGGCTGCGGCGTGCCCGCGTGTTGATCGTGTGCGCCGGCATGGAAGGGGCCCTGCCCACCGTGGTGGCCGGGCTGTTGCCCCAGCCGGTGATCGCCGTGCCGGTGTCGGTGGGCTACGGCGTGAGTGCCGGCGGCATGGCGGCGCTGCACGGCATGCTCGCCAGCTGCGCGCCAGGGCTTGCCGTGGTGAACATCGACAACGGCTACGGCGCCGCCATGGCCGCTCTGCGCATCCTCAACGCAAATGAACAGGGCGATCACTGA
- a CDS encoding DUF1517 domain-containing protein: MSSPQATGRASAGRLRLSAWLVLPFLLSTLVMFAAPQPSQAASGGRIGGGSFRSAPSMPRNFSGGGGGSFGGGGYRGGGGGFGGGIGFPFLIPIFGFGGGGLFGFLVLMAIVGVIANTLRGGGGGALTGGNGGGAMVAPRADGPVAVAQLQMGLLATARDLQSDLRRLAAQADTGSSAGLQRVLQETTLSLLRNPDLWVYANVEVGQVPFPSAETTFNRLSMTERSKLRREVTSNVGGKRFQDAAAPVGNADATSDFIAITLLVASRGRIPIKSASTADDLRNALGVLGAVSSTDLLALEVIWQPEGEGEVLSTEELLTAYPQLQHL, encoded by the coding sequence GTGTCCTCTCCCCAAGCCACCGGCCGTGCCAGCGCGGGGCGCCTGCGCCTGTCGGCCTGGCTGGTGCTGCCGTTCCTGCTCAGCACCCTGGTGATGTTCGCTGCGCCGCAGCCGAGCCAGGCCGCCAGCGGTGGCCGCATCGGCGGCGGCAGTTTCCGTTCCGCCCCCTCCATGCCGCGTAACTTCAGCGGCGGTGGTGGCGGGAGCTTCGGGGGTGGCGGCTACCGGGGCGGCGGTGGCGGCTTCGGCGGCGGCATCGGCTTCCCCTTCCTGATCCCGATCTTCGGCTTCGGCGGCGGCGGCTTGTTCGGCTTCCTGGTCCTGATGGCGATCGTGGGCGTGATCGCCAACACCCTGCGCGGTGGAGGTGGCGGCGCGCTGACCGGCGGCAATGGCGGCGGGGCGATGGTCGCTCCCCGCGCGGACGGCCCCGTGGCAGTGGCGCAGCTGCAGATGGGCCTGCTCGCCACGGCCCGCGATCTGCAGAGCGATCTGCGCCGCCTGGCAGCACAGGCGGACACCGGCAGCAGCGCCGGCCTGCAGCGGGTGCTGCAGGAAACCACCCTCTCGTTGCTGCGCAACCCCGATCTCTGGGTGTACGCCAACGTGGAAGTGGGTCAGGTGCCCTTTCCCAGCGCCGAAACCACCTTCAACCGCCTCTCGATGACAGAGCGCAGCAAGCTGCGCCGCGAGGTCACCTCCAATGTGGGCGGCAAGCGCTTCCAGGATGCCGCCGCGCCGGTGGGCAACGCCGATGCCACCAGCGATTTCATCGCCATCACCCTGCTGGTGGCCAGCCGCGGCCGCATCCCGATCAAATCCGCCAGCACTGCCGACGACCTCCGCAACGCGCTTGGCGTGCTGGGAGCTGTGAGCTCCACTGATCTGCTGGCCCTCGAAGTGATCTGGCAGCCCGAAGGCGAGGGCGAAGTGCTCAGCACCGAGGAACTGCTTACCGCCTACCCACAGCTGCAGCACCTCTGA
- the thiS gene encoding sulfur carrier protein ThiS: MTLSLKLNGEARQCQAGLSLQEALKHFGYEPRLVVVEFNGTVLARRHWPEQPLNDGDVLEVVTIVGGGS; the protein is encoded by the coding sequence GTGACCCTCTCTCTGAAACTCAACGGTGAGGCCCGCCAGTGCCAGGCAGGTCTCAGCCTGCAGGAGGCGCTGAAGCACTTCGGCTACGAGCCCCGCCTGGTGGTGGTCGAGTTCAACGGCACGGTGCTGGCCCGGCGGCATTGGCCGGAGCAGCCCCTCAACGATGGCGACGTTCTGGAAGTCGTCACCATCGTGGGGGGTGGTTCCTAG
- a CDS encoding thiamine phosphate synthase has translation MDIPFSASGPQLAEPAVLRLLDANLDRAREGLRVIEDWCRFGLGRDDLVARSKDMRQRLGRRHQDIYKQARHSATDPAAGLAHPAQQQRLGSAAVLGANAARVQEALRVLEEFGRSSDPELAAEASALRYLAYDLEVAVLQATAGLGHRRQQLASCRLYLITSPCQTLEALETTVAAALEAGVRLVQYRAKQADDSQRFAEATALRRLCARHGALFLVNDRVDLALAVDADGVHLGQGDLPPAIARRLLGPERLIGRSTHCIEQLRQAVTDGCDYVGVGPVHATPTKPGRAPVGFAYLSEAAAESPLPFFAIGGIEAATLAPVLAAGARGVAVVRAIMEAADPAAASRELLAALPPLHSAPLPSPPLP, from the coding sequence ATGGACATTCCTTTCTCTGCCTCCGGTCCACAGCTGGCGGAGCCGGCCGTGCTGCGCCTGCTGGACGCCAACCTCGACCGGGCCCGGGAGGGGCTGCGGGTGATCGAAGACTGGTGCCGCTTCGGCCTCGGCCGCGACGACCTGGTGGCCCGCAGCAAGGACATGCGCCAGCGTCTCGGCCGGCGCCATCAGGACATTTATAAGCAGGCGCGCCACAGCGCCACCGATCCGGCGGCGGGCCTGGCCCATCCGGCCCAGCAGCAGCGGCTTGGCTCCGCGGCAGTGCTGGGGGCCAATGCCGCCCGGGTGCAGGAAGCCCTGCGGGTGCTCGAGGAATTCGGCCGCAGCAGCGATCCGGAGCTGGCGGCGGAGGCCTCAGCGCTGCGCTATCTCGCCTACGACCTGGAAGTGGCCGTGCTGCAGGCCACGGCGGGCCTGGGCCACCGGCGCCAGCAGCTGGCCTCCTGCCGGCTGTATCTGATCACCAGCCCCTGCCAGACCCTTGAAGCTCTCGAAACCACGGTGGCGGCGGCCCTGGAGGCGGGGGTCCGTCTGGTGCAGTACCGGGCCAAGCAGGCCGACGACAGCCAGCGCTTCGCCGAAGCCACCGCCCTGCGCCGGCTCTGCGCCCGCCATGGTGCCCTGTTCCTGGTGAACGACCGGGTGGATCTGGCCCTGGCGGTGGACGCCGATGGCGTGCACCTGGGCCAGGGGGATCTGCCGCCGGCGATCGCCCGTCGCCTGCTCGGGCCGGAGCGCTTGATCGGCCGCAGCACCCACTGCATCGAGCAGCTGCGCCAGGCCGTGACCGATGGCTGTGACTACGTGGGGGTGGGGCCCGTGCATGCCACGCCCACCAAGCCCGGCCGCGCGCCGGTGGGGTTCGCCTATCTCAGTGAGGCCGCGGCGGAGAGCCCGCTGCCCTTCTTCGCCATCGGCGGCATCGAGGCCGCCACGCTCGCGCCGGTGCTGGCGGCCGGCGCCCGGGGGGTGGCGGTGGTGCGCGCGATCATGGAGGCCGCCGATCCGGCGGCGGCCAGCCGCGAGCTGCTGGCCGCCCTGCCACCACTTCACTCAGCACCACTTCCCTCACCACCCCTGCCCTGA
- the ribF gene encoding riboflavin biosynthesis protein RibF, translated as MIPLRSPQDALTPTAVALGSFDGLHQGHQRVIASIAAAPTAGLVPTVVSFWPHPRELLHGEPRLRLDLPSEQLSLLQPFGIRQLVMVSFTRELACFTPQEFVERVLVGALQCREVAVGENFRFGVNRCGDAAALVAIGAQHGLKVSVLPMLWDGSERVSSSRIRRALAAGRIDEAGRLLERPYRFSGTVGRGRRLGRTLGWPTANLAVDGRKFLPLEGVYAALAWTQGGGPMAAVMNLGPQPTVDPLAPSAVEVHLLDRQIELEGRVLEVQPLALLRCQQRFESLEDLKAQIGRDAEQARALMPERMLEAAVASSGGGIGVREAPADEGRDAAQQQNP; from the coding sequence TTGATACCGCTGCGATCTCCCCAGGATGCCCTGACCCCCACCGCCGTCGCCCTTGGGAGCTTCGACGGCCTGCACCAGGGTCACCAACGGGTCATTGCCTCGATCGCTGCCGCCCCCACCGCTGGCCTGGTGCCCACGGTGGTGAGCTTCTGGCCCCATCCCCGCGAGCTGCTGCATGGCGAGCCCCGCCTGCGCCTCGATCTGCCCAGCGAGCAGCTCTCGCTGCTTCAACCCTTCGGCATCCGCCAGCTGGTGATGGTGTCCTTCACCCGCGAGCTCGCCTGCTTCACACCGCAGGAGTTCGTCGAACGGGTTCTGGTGGGGGCGCTGCAGTGCCGTGAGGTGGCAGTGGGAGAGAATTTCCGCTTCGGCGTGAACCGCTGCGGTGATGCGGCTGCCCTCGTCGCGATCGGCGCCCAGCACGGCCTGAAGGTGTCGGTGCTGCCGATGCTGTGGGATGGCAGCGAGCGGGTGAGCAGCAGCCGCATCCGCAGGGCCCTGGCCGCTGGCCGGATCGATGAGGCCGGGCGGCTGCTGGAGCGTCCCTACCGGTTCAGCGGCACTGTGGGGCGTGGGCGCCGGCTGGGCCGCACGCTCGGCTGGCCCACGGCCAACCTGGCGGTGGACGGGCGCAAGTTCCTGCCGCTGGAGGGGGTGTATGCCGCCCTGGCCTGGACCCAGGGTGGCGGCCCTATGGCGGCGGTGATGAATCTGGGGCCGCAGCCCACGGTGGACCCACTGGCGCCCTCGGCGGTGGAGGTACACCTGCTGGATCGCCAGATCGAGCTGGAGGGGCGCGTGCTGGAGGTGCAGCCGCTGGCCTTGCTGCGTTGCCAGCAGCGGTTCGAGAGCCTGGAGGACCTAAAGGCCCAGATCGGCCGGGATGCCGAGCAGGCCCGCGCCTTGATGCCCGAGCGCATGCTTGAAGCGGCGGTGGCCAGCTCAGGCGGCGGGATAGGCGTTCGTGAGGCCCCAGCTGATGAAGGCCGCGATGCCGCCCAGCAGCAGAATCCCTGA
- a CDS encoding DUF3611 family protein: MADRLDLQLVSAAVRRMAWIRFWTQVVLSVVVVGVLIFNNIGTRLMANTQRALGLGPGLSLTTLSFFVLLWSLWQGWLMVRCGRALASPVRPSRGETGRLIKRSVLGDLLGLTLAAVGYQALAGSLFVQASMQVPGFFGAQITTPGGAGGNVMGLPITSIEMLSVLSNTQVLFAHLVGLLLSLWLLQRVYRPLPSERPG, from the coding sequence ATGGCCGATCGCCTCGATCTCCAGCTGGTTTCCGCGGCGGTGCGTCGCATGGCCTGGATCCGTTTCTGGACCCAGGTGGTGCTGTCCGTGGTGGTGGTGGGGGTGCTGATCTTCAACAACATCGGCACCCGGCTGATGGCCAACACCCAGCGGGCCCTGGGGCTGGGCCCCGGGCTGTCGCTCACGACGCTGTCGTTTTTCGTGCTGCTCTGGAGCCTCTGGCAGGGCTGGCTGATGGTGCGCTGTGGCCGCGCCCTGGCCAGCCCGGTGCGGCCCAGCCGCGGCGAAACCGGCCGGCTGATCAAGCGCAGCGTGCTGGGCGATCTGCTTGGCCTCACCCTGGCGGCGGTGGGCTACCAGGCCCTGGCCGGCAGCCTGTTCGTGCAGGCCTCCATGCAGGTGCCCGGCTTCTTCGGCGCCCAGATCACGACCCCCGGCGGGGCCGGCGGCAACGTGATGGGTCTGCCGATCACCTCGATCGAGATGCTCTCGGTGCTGAGCAACACCCAGGTGCTGTTCGCCCATCTGGTGGGCCTGCTGCTCAGCCTGTGGCTGCTGCAGCGGGTCTACAGGCCGCTGCCGTCAGAGCGGCCCGGCTGA
- the surE gene encoding 5'/3'-nucleotidase SurE, whose product MHPLRILISNDDGVFAEGIRTLANAAAARGHRVTVVCPDQERSATGHGLTLQTPLRAERADALFAEGVVAWACSGTPSDCVKLALGRLLAEPPDLVLSGINHGPNLGSDVFYSGTVSAAMEGTLEGLKALAVSSACFDWREFGPAAGLALEVAEQMLAGGWPEGLLLNLNVPAQPAAAIGPVRWCRPAVRRYVDQFDCRTDPRGRTYYWLAGEVVNDLEAATAGPRDWPTDVEQVHSGGAALTPLQPELFWRGALSQLAALDPLLVRGSLSAGPL is encoded by the coding sequence ATGCATCCCCTCCGCATCCTGATCAGCAACGACGACGGGGTGTTCGCCGAGGGCATCCGTACCCTGGCGAATGCCGCCGCCGCCCGGGGGCATCGGGTCACGGTGGTCTGCCCCGACCAGGAACGCTCCGCCACCGGCCACGGCCTCACGCTGCAGACCCCGCTGCGGGCGGAACGGGCCGATGCCCTGTTCGCCGAAGGGGTGGTGGCCTGGGCCTGCAGCGGCACCCCTTCCGATTGCGTGAAGCTGGCCCTGGGCCGCCTGTTGGCGGAACCGCCCGATCTGGTGCTCTCCGGCATCAACCACGGCCCCAACCTGGGCAGCGATGTCTTCTATTCCGGCACGGTGTCGGCGGCGATGGAGGGAACCCTGGAGGGCCTCAAGGCGCTGGCGGTGAGCAGCGCCTGCTTCGACTGGCGCGAGTTCGGCCCGGCGGCCGGGCTGGCGCTGGAGGTGGCCGAGCAGATGCTCGCCGGTGGCTGGCCCGAAGGCCTGCTGCTGAACCTGAACGTGCCGGCCCAGCCCGCCGCTGCGATCGGCCCGGTGCGCTGGTGCCGCCCGGCGGTGCGCCGCTACGTGGATCAGTTCGATTGCCGCACCGATCCCCGCGGCCGCACCTATTACTGGCTCGCTGGTGAGGTGGTCAACGATCTGGAGGCGGCCACCGCCGGCCCGCGCGACTGGCCCACGGATGTGGAGCAGGTGCACAGCGGTGGTGCGGCACTCACGCCGCTGCAGCCGGAACTGTTCTGGCGCGGGGCGCTGTCGCAGCTGGCGGCACTCGATCCCCTGCTGGTGCGGGGGTCCCTTTCAGCCGGGCCGCTCTGA
- the pheS gene encoding phenylalanine--tRNA ligase subunit alpha, which translates to MSATITLQQLTDQLDALEAEAAAEVRAAPAAADLEQLRVALLGKKGRLSAVLGAMGKLSAEERPLVGQRANRLKEQLQALLGERLEALREAAMAEKLRGESLDVTAPSRYVPAGHRHPLITTTEEIVDIFAGLGYRVEEGPEVETDHYNFTALNIPPHHPARDMQDTFYLTASTLLRTHTSPVQIRHLEQNPPPVRIVAPGRVYRRDAVDATHSPVFHQVEVLAIDEGLDFSHLRGTVTTFLQAFFGDLPVRFRASYFPFTEPSAEVDVQWRGRWLEVMGCGMVDPAVLEGLGLDPERWSGFAAGLGVERFCMVRHGIDDIRRLYTSDLRFLEQF; encoded by the coding sequence GTGAGCGCCACGATCACCCTCCAGCAGCTCACCGATCAACTCGATGCCCTTGAGGCAGAAGCGGCCGCCGAGGTGCGGGCAGCTCCCGCCGCCGCCGACCTGGAGCAGTTGCGGGTGGCGCTGCTGGGCAAGAAGGGGCGGCTTTCGGCGGTGCTGGGTGCCATGGGCAAGCTCTCGGCCGAGGAGCGGCCGCTGGTGGGACAACGGGCCAACCGGCTCAAGGAGCAACTGCAGGCCCTGCTGGGCGAGCGGCTGGAGGCGCTGCGCGAGGCCGCCATGGCCGAGAAGTTGCGCGGCGAGAGCCTCGATGTGACCGCACCGAGCCGCTACGTGCCCGCCGGCCACCGCCATCCACTGATCACCACCACCGAGGAGATCGTCGACATCTTCGCCGGTCTCGGCTACCGGGTGGAGGAAGGCCCGGAGGTGGAGACCGACCACTACAACTTCACCGCGCTCAACATCCCGCCCCACCACCCGGCGCGGGACATGCAGGACACCTTTTATCTGACGGCCAGCACCCTGCTGCGCACCCACACCTCACCGGTGCAGATCCGCCATCTGGAGCAGAACCCACCGCCGGTGCGGATCGTGGCGCCGGGGCGCGTGTACCGACGGGATGCAGTGGATGCCACCCATTCGCCGGTGTTTCACCAGGTGGAGGTGCTGGCGATCGACGAAGGGCTGGATTTCAGCCACCTGCGCGGCACGGTCACCACCTTTCTGCAGGCCTTCTTCGGCGACCTGCCGGTGCGGTTCCGCGCCAGCTACTTCCCCTTCACCGAACCCTCCGCCGAGGTGGACGTGCAGTGGCGCGGCCGCTGGCTGGAGGTGATGGGCTGCGGGATGGTTGATCCGGCGGTGCTGGAGGGGCTGGGACTGGACCCCGAGCGCTGGAGTGGCTTCGCCGCCGGACTGGGGGTGGAGCGCTTCTGCATGGTGCGCCACGGCATCGATGACATCCGCCGCCTCTACACCAGCGATCTGCGCTTCCTCGAACAGTTCTGA
- a CDS encoding NAD(+) kinase, with the protein MPCVGLIVNDGKAVAVRTADAIEARFIAAGNSVVRVSSSGGMVGFANPDTHLRSLGYAACVPSSFHGAMELAVVLGGDGTVLSAARQTAPIGVPILTINTGHMGFLAEAYLNELDAAIDQLLQGNWTVEERTMLVVSVMRGEHRRWEVLCLNEMALHREPLTSMCHFEIAIGRHVPVDISADGVILSTPTGSTAYALSAGGPVITPDCPVLQLTPIAPHSLASRALVFSDREPVTVFPATPERLMMVVDGSAGCYVWPEDRVLIRRSEHTARFVRLHDHEFFQVLRNKLGWGLPHVAKPDSHEHGGGGPRPETGDERA; encoded by the coding sequence GTGCCCTGCGTCGGACTGATCGTCAACGACGGCAAGGCTGTGGCCGTCCGCACCGCCGATGCGATTGAGGCGCGCTTCATCGCCGCCGGCAACAGCGTGGTGCGGGTGAGCAGTTCCGGCGGCATGGTGGGCTTCGCCAACCCCGACACGCACCTGCGCAGCCTCGGCTACGCCGCCTGCGTGCCGTCCAGTTTTCATGGGGCAATGGAACTGGCGGTGGTGCTCGGCGGGGATGGCACCGTGCTCTCCGCCGCCCGCCAGACGGCCCCGATCGGGGTGCCGATCCTGACGATCAACACCGGCCACATGGGCTTCCTGGCCGAGGCCTACCTCAACGAGCTCGATGCCGCCATCGACCAGCTGCTGCAGGGCAACTGGACGGTGGAGGAGCGCACCATGCTGGTGGTGAGTGTGATGCGGGGGGAGCATCGCCGCTGGGAGGTGCTCTGCCTCAACGAAATGGCCCTGCACCGGGAGCCGCTCACCAGCATGTGCCACTTCGAGATCGCCATCGGCCGCCACGTGCCGGTAGACATCTCCGCCGACGGGGTGATTCTCTCGACCCCCACGGGCTCCACCGCCTATGCCCTCTCCGCCGGCGGTCCGGTGATCACCCCCGACTGCCCGGTGCTGCAGCTCACCCCGATCGCGCCCCATTCATTGGCGTCCCGCGCCCTGGTCTTCAGCGACCGGGAGCCAGTGACCGTGTTCCCCGCAACGCCCGAGCGGCTGATGATGGTGGTGGACGGCAGTGCCGGCTGCTACGTGTGGCCGGAAGACCGGGTGCTGATCCGCCGCAGTGAACATACGGCCCGCTTCGTGCGGCTGCACGACCACGAGTTCTTCCAGGTGCTGCGCAACAAGCTGGGCTGGGGCCTGCCCCATGTGGCCAAACCCGACAGCCATGAGCACGGCGGCGGCGGCCCGCGCCCGGAGACCGGGGATGAGCGGGCGTGA
- a CDS encoding response regulator transcription factor: MSQPLILLIGPEAEAMAPRLEASGYRTALAGSLPEPAAAVLLSGEIGALSIPALRLTMEQVPLLLDIVEDSVEGRSECLSAGANDFWLSSAGASDLLTRLRLILQRRVQPLPIKAVLEVADLRLDPTLKRVQRGNRVLTLTGREYRLLVLLVRQAGEVLSREQILREAWDDQTEAASNVVEVYVRYLRQKLEEGGERRLIHTVRGRGYCLCDRQLPSGKPAP, translated from the coding sequence GTGAGCCAGCCGTTGATCCTGCTGATCGGCCCGGAGGCCGAAGCGATGGCGCCGCGGCTGGAAGCCTCCGGTTACCGCACCGCCCTGGCGGGCTCCCTGCCCGAGCCCGCCGCCGCGGTGCTGCTGTCGGGGGAGATCGGCGCTCTCAGCATTCCTGCCCTGCGGCTCACGATGGAGCAGGTGCCCCTGCTGCTCGACATCGTCGAGGACAGCGTGGAGGGCCGCTCCGAGTGCCTCAGCGCCGGTGCCAATGATTTCTGGCTGTCGTCGGCCGGTGCCAGCGATCTGCTGACGCGGCTGCGGCTGATCCTGCAGCGGCGCGTGCAACCCCTGCCGATCAAGGCCGTGCTGGAGGTAGCCGATCTGCGGCTCGACCCCACCCTCAAACGCGTCCAGCGCGGCAACCGCGTGCTCACCCTCACGGGCCGTGAATACCGGCTGCTGGTGCTGCTGGTGCGCCAGGCGGGCGAGGTGCTGAGCCGCGAGCAGATCCTGCGGGAAGCCTGGGACGACCAGACCGAAGCTGCCAGCAACGTGGTGGAGGTGTATGTGCGCTACCTGCGCCAGAAGCTGGAGGAGGGTGGTGAGCGCCGCTTGATCCATACGGTGCGGGGGCGGGGCTACTGCCTCTGCGATCGTCAGCTTCCCAGCGGCAAGCCGGCGCCATGA
- a CDS encoding DUF192 domain-containing protein, whose protein sequence is MTPTPLRTSGQRPAALPALSGPVRVVGRGDLLRVMGLGVLAAVVGPVGAIGAAAAGAASTAQGPPQFLPLEAEWCLEHPARPAGCIQLEVPRSVRQMALGLMERPPLGPLRGMWFRFDPPTPVSFWMHRVPQPLDLIYLRQGRVIAIDPAVPPCPRLPCPSYGPAEPADGVVELQAHEAQRLGIVVGSPAPLRWLPGRGAGR, encoded by the coding sequence ATGACACCCACCCCCCTGCGCACCAGCGGTCAGAGGCCCGCAGCCTTGCCGGCCCTCAGTGGTCCCGTACGAGTAGTCGGGCGGGGGGACTTGCTCCGGGTGATGGGGCTGGGCGTGCTGGCGGCGGTGGTCGGGCCGGTTGGGGCCATAGGGGCCGCTGCGGCCGGCGCGGCCTCCACTGCGCAGGGGCCCCCGCAGTTTCTGCCGCTGGAAGCGGAATGGTGTCTGGAGCATCCCGCCAGGCCTGCTGGCTGCATTCAGCTGGAGGTGCCGCGCAGCGTGCGCCAGATGGCCCTGGGGTTGATGGAGCGGCCCCCGCTCGGCCCGTTGCGGGGCATGTGGTTTCGCTTTGATCCGCCCACACCTGTGAGCTTCTGGATGCACCGTGTTCCCCAGCCACTCGACCTGATCTACCTGCGCCAGGGGCGGGTGATCGCCATCGATCCAGCCGTGCCGCCCTGTCCACGCCTGCCATGCCCCAGCTACGGGCCGGCGGAACCCGCCGATGGGGTGGTGGAGCTCCAGGCTCACGAAGCCCAGCGGCTCGGGATCGTGGTGGGCAGCCCGGCACCCCTGCGCTGGCTCCCCGGCAGGGGAGCTGGCCGCTGA